The genomic window TATTTTCAAGAATCAAAGAGTACAAGGAATAATGAGGCAAATCCAATTCAATTGCCTTTTGTAAGGTATCTTGAAAGCCCTCCACCGTTTGCCCGGGAAGTGCATAAATCAAATCAATACTAACATTTTCAAAATTTTCTTTTTCCAGAAAACGCATAGTCTCATAGACATCCGCTGCCGTATGCTTGCGACCGATTTTTTTCAGCAATCGATCATCAAATGTTTGCACACCCATTGATAAGCGATTGACGCCATAGTTCTTCATGACTTTCAGTTTATCCTGAGTTAAATCACCTGGATTTGCTTCTACAGTAAATTCTCGTTTGTCATCAAATGGCAATAGCTCTCTTACACCCGATAGCAAACGATCCAATTGAGCTGCATTTAGGGACGTTGGTGTTCCACCGCCTATATAAATAGTTTCCATCTGTTTTTCTGGATGCTTAGCTGTGGTTAGCTGAATCTCTTTCAACAGGGCTTCAATATATTCATCAACTGGCTGTCCTTCAAGAAAAACTTTATTAAAATCACAGTAAAAGCAGATATGCTCACAAAATGGGATGTGAATATAAGCAGAAACTTTGCTGTTTGTCATTTTGTTCGTTTCGATCATTTCATCATTTCCTTTGAGTTCAATAGGTAATTACCAAACCATATGTTTCTTGCTATAAGGTTTGTTGCTTGGGCGTATCTTTTTAGTCGGTCTATGGATAGCAGAATATAGCTATATAGAGCCCTGATATCCATTAGCCAGTTTAACATACTTTCATTTGATGGGGTAGAAAAAAAGAAACCTCTCATTTCTAACACTTCATGACAATATAAAAAGAAAAAACACCAATTCTTGATGCTTTTTCACTTACTTGCTTCATATAATAATAGTAGAAATGTCATTAACAACGAATCAAACCCGCTTATTGATTTTTAAAAATGCCCGTGATACTACTTTCCTGAAGTATATGACCAACCATAGCATCCAGAAGCTTTTTCTTCTTGGCATCGCTACTCAAATCAAGCATGGCATCCAAAATATAAACATTGAAACGATAGCGATGGCTATTTTTTATGATTTTGGGTGGTTTCGGTCCACGATACTCGTGCTTGCCATAAGCAATGCCTTGAATCGCGCCATGAAGAGAATCAACGATTTTTCCAGAAGGGATGTTCTCAGGAATGTCAGACATAACAGGAATATTCCAAATCAGCCAATGAGGAAAGGCCTTAATCATCGGAATATCTAAATCTTCCATAATAATCGCAATGGATCGAGCGTCGCTAGAAATATTTTGCAACGTTAATGGTGGTGACTGATCACTTCCGTAGCCAGTGTACTCCAAAGGCATCGTTCCAGTATCTACAAAAGCACTGCTTTTGATTATCAGATTTTCTTTTTTTGAACGCACCATAAATTCCTCCTTCTTTCATTCACTAAATTCCATCACATCATACTTATAACGAATCATTTATTCGCTAATAAAAGCAGCTTGTTTATCGTATTCGCTGTTCGAATCGTCACATGATTATTTACCGAAGAACTGGCAATTTTTGACCATCTGGTTTTGGTAAATGTCTTCCGAGGCGCTGACCAAAAAATAATATTCTTATGATGAGCAATCTTTTCATACTCTGGTTTTATTTCACCAACAGCCGCAAACACTTCTTCTGCTCGAATCGGCGGAATCAAAAAAATGGCATAATGAATGATTTCCTTATTCGTATCTCCCCACCAATCTGGGGCATGAGTCAACGTCTCTGTCAAATCGTCTATAGGTACAACGGCAACAGGAATATCCAGCATAAAAGTATCTGTCATGATCGCTTCACAAATCGTGATCAACTCATCTATAGCATGACTTTCACTTGAGAAAGCTACATTTCCACTATTGATATAAGTAACAACATCACTAAACCCATTTTCTTCAAAGGCACGCTTCAGTATCGGCATTGCTACTTTATTTTTACCGCCAACGTTAATCCCACGTAAAAGTGCAACATATTTTCTCATTAGAAACACCTCTCTATAATCTACGTTTATCTATTAATAGTAACAAAAAACGCACTTATAGAATACCCTTTCAAAAAAATTTAATTTATATCAAGCAAACATATGTAGCTCAGTTTTTCAGCTTTTTTCTTATAGTCATTAAAGTTCATAGACATCTAGATTTCCACATCTGAATGCTGCGTATCTTTCAAATAAAGACTACTCAATTACTTTTGAGTAGCCTTTATTACTTTCCTATATTTAAATTTGTTTCCCTCTTAGAGTCAAGCTTGAAAAAAGAAAAAGTAAAACAATATTGTTCTTCGGACATGAATGTATTTAAACTATTGGCTCTGTTTCAAAACATTAGTTGCTTCTCAAATATGGTTTAGCTGTTTTATAGATTTGCTTTCCAGATTCCCCAAAAGCTATAGACAACTTATTATGAATATCACACAGCTTTTTCATATGAAGAATTCGAATTATTTCAGTTGAATGTTCCTTATATATTTTCGAAAACTGTTTGCTTAGTTTCTCATCCAATTCATTAGCTATCACAGTAGATTTTCTATTAATTGTTATCTTTACATCTCTTTTTTTCCAAAAGTTTATAAGACAATCAAAACCGTGATCTTCGCTAACAATAATATACTTTTGTTGTTTCTCATTTTCATTTTTTGCGATTAAATAACCTAAGTAACTACTTAATTGAAAATCCAATGCATTTTTTCCGGCAACTACCTTGAAGAAAACTATATTTGACGTTCCTATTGATGCCAGTGCATCCAAGCTGATTTTCGCATCTCTTGTATAAAAGATGGTAATGTAATCCTTTGATGTTATTTCTTGAAGCTTAGTCAGATGTCTTTCTGAAATATTTTCATAGTCAATTAAATAATGCATATTTTCTCCTTTTTTATTCTCTGAATCGTCTTGCTAAAAATCTTTTAAATTTAAGCCGCTGGTTAACTATTCTGAAAAGATATACAGTACCAATAATATCTTCATGTAGTTTTCTTGCAAAAAGTAATCACTGGCTAATTTTTCATAATGTTCATTTCTTTTGGAACAACGAACGTATCTCACTAAATACTGGCGTTTCATAGACAAATATCCTTACTAGGGTATTTGTTCCTGAATTTGGTTCATGCTTTTACATAAATTATCGTATCTATTCTTATTTTCTTTAAAAGAAAAATTCTTTAAATCAAATAAGTAATATTACTTTTCAATGTTGGCTAATCTCATTTAGGTTTTCTTTCCCTAATCTTTTATATTTTCTTAACAGTAAACAAAGCGGGTAACTGATTATCTGCGTAATTGCATTGATTTCAGCTACCCGTTTCATCTAACTATCCATTTTTACCGTTACAACTATCCCCGCATTTTAATGTTTTCTTATCAACAACATCTAACGTATCATATAAAGCAGTGAATTTTTTCCATACTCTGTTGGAAACGGAAGCTTCTCCAAGTAGGATCGTTTATATTCGCCTTCTATACAATCGATTACCTCTACACTGGTTTCGAACCACAAATCCTCTGTATGCTCTAAAAAGAAAAACAGTAATTGGCATTTTTCATCGATTCCCTGAAGGATTGAAAGGCTTTTTGAAAAATTATCTGCGTTAATTTTTTCTACTAGCTCTATTGCTTGTTCCTGTAGCTTTTCATAATATTTCCGTAGTGTATGGTCGATCTCCCCTGCATAAATGTTTGTCAATTCAAGTTCCCATGAAAAAGCCATTTTCTCACTCCTGATCCGTTACAAAGTCCCAATCATTGTTCCAATAGACCCATTTATCTCCACTACCGTCATTATATTTCACAGATATTTTATTTCTAATGTCGTCAATAGGGATATCTAGTTGTTTTGAATCCGTTGTTTTTTTCAACGGAACCGTATAGGATTTATATTTTTTTCCATCCATGTAAACAGTAAATTCAGTAACATTGGAGTAAAAGACCTTAAGGCGCTGATTTACAACTGATAGATAAACGGATTCACCCGTTTCTTTTTTCACTCCCGGTACAACAAGTACATCGTCTGTCGCTGATAATTTTTTATGATTATGCGCATCATTTGGGGGTCCAACGATAAATGGTTCCTCCAAAGTTGAATCGCCCACTACAGTTGCGGTTGTCGTGATCGCTTGACTATCCTCCTTAACAATGGCACTTAAACTAAAGGAGGCGATATTCCCAGGCTTCAACTCTGATTTCAAATAAACGTCAATCGTTTTTTCTGCGGCATTGTAGCTATAAGAATCGACCGATGCGTTATTCAGCAACCTATCAAAGCTATCATATTGAAGCTGATCCGACAGTGTTACGGTTACTTTCAAATTTTTCACAGGATCTCTGCCAGAATCTCTGTTGTCTCCACTTTTAACTGTTATCTCGTAAAGTAACTGATTTCCCTCGGTTAGAATTGGTACATCATCTTCATTACGATCAAAGCCTTCCGGAACCTCTATGGTAATTTCAGGTGTAGAAGGTGCTGCAGCTGTGACTTCAAAATATAAAGAGGGTGTAAAACGATCCTCTCCAACAGCATCGTGATACCCCGTATAGCTGTCATAACTGAGGGCAGATGGGTTGATATTCCCAAAAATTCCATTCGGTGCAGTTGTGTAGGTTTCCGGTACATCACCTATGATCCCTTCAATTTCTGCTATGTCCTTCGCAAAAATCTCAATAGTTTCTCCAACAAGAAGATACTCAGATAAATCAAAGACCCATTTCTTTTTTGAAGTGGACGATTCTGACGCTGCCTCACTGACTGAAGTGATTTCCTTATACAGTAAATTTCCAGAAGAATCCGTCAAAAATTGATTGTCCTTCTTCGCAAAAATAAATAATTTATCGACCATTCTCTGATCTCGTTCATCCCATAAATCGACGGTTCCAGTCAGTTGTTTTGTCGTGTCTGTTACTTTCCCTGCATCAGATGCCAGAGTTAGAGGTGGTGTGACATCTTGCACCACCACAGTCTCAACTTGAATATCTTCAGGAAGGCTATGGATATTCTGACTAGAGGTAGCATCATCTGAGCCACCTCGATAAGCAGCTGTCACGCGAACCTGATCGCCCGCGCTTAAAAAGCTACTGAGCTCCCAATCAAAGATCCCCCCTCTTGCTTCTTCGCCATAAATAGCCACACCAGGTAGGGTGTCATTTTTCCCTTTTGTCGGTACAATCGTCGTTTCTTTTTCCGTACCATCTGCAGCTAAGACTTGAATCTGAACCCAGACCTCTTCTTCCCAAGCATCCCGAGTCTCACTACTATCGTCCGAGTAAGGAACAGTCACATGTCCATAAATATGCTTATCTGCGTTGGTCGGGACTCTCAGTTCATCAACAACTGCTCGATAATTATTCCCGGTCATTCGCGTGTATTTGTCTGCCCCCTCATAATTGGTTGAATTGAATTGATTCGGAAATTCAGAATAGGCAATCGTACCAAAATTCCTTCCAGTCAGTTCATAGCCGATTTTACTCCAAAAAACATCCGGATTAGCATCTAAGTCAACACCATTCTTCTTTTTCCAAACAGAAAGACTTACTTTTTTTGAAGCAAAAATCTGATTTGTTCCAGAGCTTCCTGTAGAGAAGACCTGACCACCATTCACACGATTATTCCTGAAATCGTAAAAAATCGGCTCATCAACTTGGATATCTATCCTCGAAGCGCCCGCATGAACAACTCCTCGATTCTCAGCATAGGTCGTTCCTTCCATACGAAAAGTTGAATCTTTTCCGATCGTAAATTGAAAATTACCACTCAATGCTTCAATCGCCGGACCATTATCAGATTTTGCGTAGATCGTACTACTTGCATCCTCTACTTCAAAATAAGATACACCACCACTATCAACAGTAAACTGAATGGCTTGTTGTCCACCAGTATCTCCACCGTTTTGTGCACGATTTGTTCCTTCTTTGATAATATTTACTTTACCGCCTGATTTAGCGATAAAACTATTGTTTTTTCCGTAAAGCCTTACGGCTGCTGCAGCTCCTGAATGTTTGATGACATTCATCTCTGCCTTATTTGTGACAGAAAAGGTTTGCGCACCTACTAATCGAAAACGTAGGGTAGCACAATAATTGTGCGCTTCTCCATCTGCCTCCAGATTCAAAATACTACCTTCACCATCCAAATTGAAAATCCCATCTTTCACTTGATTGACAAAAGCAGAGGTCGTTTTAGGATTTTCCTTTGCCGCTTCAGAGCTAGATGCTTGCGCATAGGCACTCACTTTCGCCCCTCTCAACACCTCTGTTTTGGAATCTCTGCCATCTTTCGCACTTCCTTGTAAAGTGATCACACCACCATCAGAACCATAAAAAGTTCCTTTAGATGTCGCAACCAGCTCCGTTCCTTCATCAACAACAGAAAAGACGATTACATTGTTGTCCCCTTCTGTGTTTGCCCAAACAGCTTGCCGCAGTTCACTGGAAAGCTTGACCTTCGATCCCTGGTCTACCGTCAACGATGTCTCAACAGATGAAGTCCCTGGTAGTAAACGGATGATGGCGTGTGCAGCGGTAATCACGACATCTGCCCCATTCGTGATATGAACATTGGCTGCACAAATAACACCTTTCGAACTACTTAAGCTTGGAACCGTTTTATGGCTGTACCACCAAAAATAGCCCTGAATTTCAACATTACCACGAGGAACAGCAAGAAAATACGAGCCTGCTGTCCCTATCTGTTCATAGGAACCCTCAATATTCTCGAGTTTAACGGACCAATAGAGTGAAACTGAGGAACTCGAAGCAGAGATAAACCCATCCTTTTTCGCGGAATAATTGACAGAAAGGTTGACTAGTTCAAAGGTACAATCCACTTTTTTTGTATCGCCCAGAGTAAAAGCTGTACTTGCTGTTGTCGTTAACCCAAAGCCTTTTCCATCAATGGTCAGATTTCTTGTTATATTCGCCAATTTAGTACTGGTTGCAACAATATTCGCTGAAAACTCAATTCGCGAAATCGCAGTATTATTAACCGCTGCAATCAGCTCCTGATAGTTGCTTACAATAGCTGTTCCTGCTTGACCATCATCCAACAAGAGAAATTGCTCCACATTCGTTCTTGCTGTCAAGTCAACAAGCTGCGCTTTGCTGTCAGCAGGTACCAATCGACTTTTTTTCTTTGAAACAGATGCAGCTTCTTTCAACTCTTCTCCATCGTTTTCTGAAATAGTAATAGTATGCTTTTTAACTACCTTTCCATTTCGAACCACTTGAAAGGTCTGCTTTCCAGTTTCTAAAATCGGAACAGGAAGTGCTACTCGAACTTTTTTATTAGTCGGTTTGATTTTAAGTTGTACGCCGGTTTCTTCATCCGAGACTGCCTCAAGTTCGACCTCATCCGATTGAAAATCTTCCAGTGTTTCCATTGATACCGACATGGCATCGGTTGATTGAAAAAGAATGGTTTCCTCTTTTGGTTGATCAATGTCGATGTTCACAAAATAATGACTTTTCTCTTCATCATAGTCACTTGAGAGAATATATGTATTTTTCCCCAGATCACCCAAAAAATTTATAATAAGAAAAACCAGCAACCCCAGTGCAAACACGCTGCTGCCTACAACAGCAAGAAATTTTGGCTGAATAAAACGCTTATGAGACTTTTTCATCATTACCAACTCCATTATATCAAGATGAGGGGCGCTCTTTTTCAAAGCGTCCCTTTAGTGCAATAACTTCTTTTTCTTGGCCCCACCAGAATGCTCTTTTACTCTTGACTATAAGGAAGAGCAATAGCTTATAGTGCCATGTTCATTAGTCGATTCCTTTTCCAGTTTCTGCATAAGACACATAATACATTTGTAAAACGATACTAGCTGAAAAAGCATAACTGTCCTCTCCTACTGAATCTGGATTGCAGCGATAGGTCACTTGTTCGATTTTCGTAAAGCGGTTCATTGTTTCCAATGCTTTAACAAAATTCAATAGGTCCTGTTCTTCAGAAGCTAGAACATCGAACCCAACAGTCGTGTTTCGCAATTGCTTCGGGTCAGTTCCTTGTACTCCTTCCTCATTGTTGGGAAAAATTGTTTCATTTTCAAATGAAACATGTTGAAAGGATACATTTATTGATTCATCTAGTTGCTTCAAACGATCAAAATACTCTTGCAGCTGAATACCATTAGGAATGATTGGTTCATTCTTAACCAGATCCGATTCCAACAATGAAGGCAAATCTTTCACCGTTCTCAGTAATGCCTCTTCCTGAATGATTTCCTGCTTCACGGATTTCAGTTTCTGCGTCATTGTTCCCAGCTCTTTTCGACTTGGTTCGATAGCTAGAAACCAACCACCAACACTTAGCGATACACCTAGGATTAAAATCAACCCTGCAATGATAATATGTTTTCGGGTAAATAAAACTTTATTCATCCGTCGCCTCCTCTGCTTTGGCTACCATCGGCACTTCAGCTTTTTTTAGTCGAATCACAAAATCTGACTCTGTATAGTCATTGTCCCGATTCATCGCTACTGGTTGACAATCATATACCCACTCTATTCTTTCGATTCGCTCTTTAAAGCTCGGAGAATTGGTAAATAAGTCGCCTCTAAATTTTACTGCGATCGAAGGAAGAAGCTCAGTTCCATCATCTCCTACTAATAGTTGATTGTTTGCTTCTGTTTCATCCACCAGATAGATGTCATAATTGATGAGTGTGAGCGATAGCTCTCTAGCCGCTTCACCAACGGCAGTCATGATTGGCTCCATCAGCTTTTGCTCACCTTTTAGAACTTCGATAAACTCCTGCATATCCTTTGATTGCTCCTTTTGAAGCTCAGCAACATTATTTTCCAATCCGATCTTTTCTAGTTGAGACAGTTGGACTGCATTTGTATATGTCTTTACCTGTGTTTTAAAAAACAAATGGGCAATTAGAAAGGCAACGATCAAAATGGCATATAAGATTGCTGCCAGAACAATAATTACTTCCATTGCTCTGTTTTTTATAAATTTTTTCGGTAGTAAATTAATATTCATCCATCAAACCTCTTTCATCGACAGACCCGCAGATAACAAAAAGCGTTCCGGCAAACGTTTCTGATTGGCTAATCGTAGTGGGGACTGCAAGTCTTTTACCGGTAAGTCGTTGGTTGCCTGAATGATCTCAACCACTTCTTCCGAAAGCATCGGGTGACCACCCACGACATAAATCTGTACCAGTTCTTTTCCCGGAGATATTTCCGTTTCAAAGTAGCGAATGACATTATGGATCGTCATCCCTAGCTTTTCCAGCTCTTCTAGCTCGACAGATGGGTTGAATTCTGTTTTTACACTCTGATCTTTTTCGATATACCGCCAGTTCACTTGATTATATTCTTCATATTGCACATAGACAGGTACCAATTGTTCAAAAATCGTAATGGTTGCTGTACCAGAATCTAACTCTACTAATAAAAAGTTTTGTGCCCAGTTGATCCGTTTTTGCAACACACGTGTATAGGCTAAAGAGCTGCAGTCTACACCAATCAGCTGTCCTCCACTTCGTTGAATCAGATAACCTATTTCCTCCAAAATGGGTTCTGAAGTGATAACTACGGGAACTTTTCCATTGACTGCAAATCGGTTCCGCTGAATTTTCACCGCACGTCTGTCTTTCTTTTCCGGCTGCTGTTTGCTTCGCTTCTTCGGCAATTTCTTTTTGCTTTGCTGTTCTAGGATCAACAAATCAAAAATAGGGTTTTCAAATGGAAGCGCAATCGAATCGCCCAACTCAAAATACAAGAATTCCCGAATTTCTTTTTCATTTTTTAAATTGCCTAAAGGAATCTGTCGAATCAATAGCTTGCCGTTCATCACAGAAATGATAAATTCCGGGTTTCTCATATGTACTTCTGCAGCCACTTGCTGCAGCGTATGAATAAATTCTTCGGGATTTCTTACTTTCCCATCCTTGAAAATAGAACCATTAACCACTTTTTCGCCAAAAACAAATTGACCATTTTTTACTGTACAATACCTTAAAACATTCTTTTGTATATCAATGCCGATTGGCGTATGCTTTTTCTTTCCAAACATCTCACTACCTGCCTTTTTTCAAAATAAATGCACGATTCATTCAGTTACATCGCTGAAATCAAATACACGAGCATCGTACCAATTGCTATAAATGGGCCAAATGGAATAAACTTCTGTCTTTCTTTTTTATAAATAGACCAGATAACAGAAAAAATAAGTGCAAGAACTGCGGATAAAAATAATGATAGAAAAACTTGTAGCGGACCCACGAAAATTCCTAATACAGCAAAAAGCTTGATGTCCCCTCCACCCATGCCATTTTTACTAACTTCTCCTAAAATATACAGTGGAACAAAGCCAACGAGAAAACCAGCCAGCGGATACCACCAAAAATCATTTTGAAAAATGAGAGTTCTTTCTAATATGGCTGCAATAAAAAACGGCAGCAGTACTTTATTGGGAATGACCTGATACAACGCATCCGATACACTGATGATCAATAACAAAGAGAGCATTGTCCAGCCCACCAGTACC from Enterococcus sp. 9E7_DIV0242 includes these protein-coding regions:
- the hemW gene encoding radical SAM family heme chaperone HemW — protein: MIETNKMTNSKVSAYIHIPFCEHICFYCDFNKVFLEGQPVDEYIEALLKEIQLTTAKHPEKQMETIYIGGGTPTSLNAAQLDRLLSGVRELLPFDDKREFTVEANPGDLTQDKLKVMKNYGVNRLSMGVQTFDDRLLKKIGRKHTAADVYETMRFLEKENFENVSIDLIYALPGQTVEGFQDTLQKAIELDLPHYSLYSLILENKTMFMNWVRQGRLELPDEDTEAGMFEATIEQMAKTGRHQYEVSNFALDGKESQHNLVYWNNEHYYGFGAGASGYLGDARYRNFGPIQHYLQPLREGKLPVLETEQLTRANQIEEEMFLGLRKLAGVSKERFEEKFQTTIAQVYGPVLEKLKAEGLLAESEKYFSLTEKGLYIGNEVFESFLLDE
- a CDS encoding YbhB/YbcL family Raf kinase inhibitor-like protein codes for the protein MVRSKKENLIIKSSAFVDTGTMPLEYTGYGSDQSPPLTLQNISSDARSIAIIMEDLDIPMIKAFPHWLIWNIPVMSDIPENIPSGKIVDSLHGAIQGIAYGKHEYRGPKPPKIIKNSHRYRFNVYILDAMLDLSSDAKKKKLLDAMVGHILQESSITGIFKNQ
- a CDS encoding DUF1697 domain-containing protein, encoding MRKYVALLRGINVGGKNKVAMPILKRAFEENGFSDVVTYINSGNVAFSSESHAIDELITICEAIMTDTFMLDIPVAVVPIDDLTETLTHAPDWWGDTNKEIIHYAIFLIPPIRAEEVFAAVGEIKPEYEKIAHHKNIIFWSAPRKTFTKTRWSKIASSSVNNHVTIRTANTINKLLLLANK
- a CDS encoding PIN domain-containing protein, coding for MHYLIDYENISERHLTKLQEITSKDYITIFYTRDAKISLDALASIGTSNIVFFKVVAGKNALDFQLSSYLGYLIAKNENEKQQKYIIVSEDHGFDCLINFWKKRDVKITINRKSTVIANELDEKLSKQFSKIYKEHSTEIIRILHMKKLCDIHNKLSIAFGESGKQIYKTAKPYLRSN
- a CDS encoding DUF7006 family protein — encoded protein: MAFSWELELTNIYAGEIDHTLRKYYEKLQEQAIELVEKINADNFSKSLSILQGIDEKCQLLFFFLEHTEDLWFETSVEVIDCIEGEYKRSYLEKLPFPTEYGKNSLLYMIR
- a CDS encoding pectate lyase-like adhesive domain-containing protein, whose translation is MKKSHKRFIQPKFLAVVGSSVFALGLLVFLIINFLGDLGKNTYILSSDYDEEKSHYFVNIDIDQPKEETILFQSTDAMSVSMETLEDFQSDEVELEAVSDEETGVQLKIKPTNKKVRVALPVPILETGKQTFQVVRNGKVVKKHTITISENDGEELKEAASVSKKKSRLVPADSKAQLVDLTARTNVEQFLLLDDGQAGTAIVSNYQELIAAVNNTAISRIEFSANIVATSTKLANITRNLTIDGKGFGLTTTASTAFTLGDTKKVDCTFELVNLSVNYSAKKDGFISASSSSVSLYWSVKLENIEGSYEQIGTAGSYFLAVPRGNVEIQGYFWWYSHKTVPSLSSSKGVICAANVHITNGADVVITAAHAIIRLLPGTSSVETSLTVDQGSKVKLSSELRQAVWANTEGDNNVIVFSVVDEGTELVATSKGTFYGSDGGVITLQGSAKDGRDSKTEVLRGAKVSAYAQASSSEAAKENPKTTSAFVNQVKDGIFNLDGEGSILNLEADGEAHNYCATLRFRLVGAQTFSVTNKAEMNVIKHSGAAAAVRLYGKNNSFIAKSGGKVNIIKEGTNRAQNGGDTGGQQAIQFTVDSGGVSYFEVEDASSTIYAKSDNGPAIEALSGNFQFTIGKDSTFRMEGTTYAENRGVVHAGASRIDIQVDEPIFYDFRNNRVNGGQVFSTGSSGTNQIFASKKVSLSVWKKKNGVDLDANPDVFWSKIGYELTGRNFGTIAYSEFPNQFNSTNYEGADKYTRMTGNNYRAVVDELRVPTNADKHIYGHVTVPYSDDSSETRDAWEEEVWVQIQVLAADGTEKETTIVPTKGKNDTLPGVAIYGEEARGGIFDWELSSFLSAGDQVRVTAAYRGGSDDATSSQNIHSLPEDIQVETVVVQDVTPPLTLASDAGKVTDTTKQLTGTVDLWDERDQRMVDKLFIFAKKDNQFLTDSSGNLLYKEITSVSEAASESSTSKKKWVFDLSEYLLVGETIEIFAKDIAEIEGIIGDVPETYTTAPNGIFGNINPSALSYDSYTGYHDAVGEDRFTPSLYFEVTAAAPSTPEITIEVPEGFDRNEDDVPILTEGNQLLYEITVKSGDNRDSGRDPVKNLKVTVTLSDQLQYDSFDRLLNNASVDSYSYNAAEKTIDVYLKSELKPGNIASFSLSAIVKEDSQAITTTATVVGDSTLEEPFIVGPPNDAHNHKKLSATDDVLVVPGVKKETGESVYLSVVNQRLKVFYSNVTEFTVYMDGKKYKSYTVPLKKTTDSKQLDIPIDDIRNKISVKYNDGSGDKWVYWNNDWDFVTDQE
- the pilM gene encoding type IV pilus biogenesis protein PilM, whose amino-acid sequence is MFGKKKHTPIGIDIQKNVLRYCTVKNGQFVFGEKVVNGSIFKDGKVRNPEEFIHTLQQVAAEVHMRNPEFIISVMNGKLLIRQIPLGNLKNEKEIREFLYFELGDSIALPFENPIFDLLILEQQSKKKLPKKRSKQQPEKKDRRAVKIQRNRFAVNGKVPVVITSEPILEEIGYLIQRSGGQLIGVDCSSLAYTRVLQKRINWAQNFLLVELDSGTATITIFEQLVPVYVQYEEYNQVNWRYIEKDQSVKTEFNPSVELEELEKLGMTIHNVIRYFETEISPGKELVQIYVVGGHPMLSEEVVEIIQATNDLPVKDLQSPLRLANQKRLPERFLLSAGLSMKEV
- a CDS encoding prepilin peptidase; this encodes MNILSYTIPARIVYCYIFIIGMCLGSFFMVAGFRIPRKETLLGRSHCENCQQELAWWQLIPIVSYVFLKGKCKYCASKIGVSAPVFEGLSGLLFMLTALVFDLSPEVLVGWTMLSLLLIISVSDALYQVIPNKVLLPFFIAAILERTLIFQNDFWWYPLAGFLVGFVPLYILGEVSKNGMGGGDIKLFAVLGIFVGPLQVFLSLFLSAVLALIFSVIWSIYKKERQKFIPFGPFIAIGTMLVYLISAM